From the Acidilutibacter cellobiosedens genome, one window contains:
- a CDS encoding replicative DNA helicase encodes MDINIRGILDNYGERVGRLFLYEPLFKLENKREKDNSGNFIDYFSLGLLSLLFFFENMIMRNRNTGVKELAQFFAEVNGGRIDLNIEGFERAARNIIDAFRPPSGKRNSKTFYNWEKRRYETVYYSILKSGLSDTKSNIQYYTLDEQGLELVFSTREYFSEFQISINQLLLRKQLEKGEFAGALRQIDEMRLAVGNLKDRIIKIGHEINRNIVSEESYERYKNLIEDINLRLARENEEFDELLNFVNDTKNKMEYEIKDEKDRKAYELIRKIHNELDEVHSEHRQLLKNSISLKTNALESAQESLYFIGVESFNFEEEITKRLISIPLPLGASRYIINPFMYLSMAKTWSPLRVFYEQKIESERESEDIYEFAEPQEGEIIDEYLNITKFNFRKIMEIVIKMMRNKNEITLEEVVGNMQSEDEDILNHRSFYDFWIILHQKSPIILNDTEYDNNELFKDAFEIFKGKRIKLTVVEKDGIVYGNKRFSIKNMVMRLEENTDGI; translated from the coding sequence GTGGACATAAACATAAGGGGAATACTTGATAATTATGGAGAAAGAGTGGGGAGGCTTTTCTTATATGAACCCTTGTTTAAACTGGAAAATAAAAGAGAAAAAGATAACAGCGGAAACTTTATAGATTATTTTAGTTTGGGATTACTTTCTCTGTTGTTTTTTTTCGAAAATATGATAATGAGAAACAGAAATACGGGAGTGAAGGAACTTGCACAGTTTTTTGCCGAAGTAAATGGCGGAAGAATAGATTTGAATATTGAAGGATTTGAAAGAGCAGCAAGAAATATTATTGATGCTTTTAGGCCTCCCAGCGGAAAAAGAAACAGCAAGACTTTTTATAATTGGGAAAAAAGAAGATACGAAACCGTATATTATTCAATATTGAAATCCGGGCTGTCCGATACAAAATCGAATATCCAGTATTATACATTGGATGAGCAAGGACTTGAACTTGTATTTTCCACAAGAGAATATTTCAGCGAATTTCAAATATCCATAAATCAGCTTCTATTGAGGAAACAGCTGGAAAAAGGGGAATTTGCCGGGGCTTTGAGGCAGATTGACGAGATGAGGTTAGCTGTCGGCAACCTTAAAGACAGAATAATTAAAATAGGCCATGAAATAAATCGAAATATTGTTTCCGAAGAATCCTATGAAAGATATAAAAACCTTATAGAGGATATAAACTTAAGGCTTGCAAGAGAGAATGAAGAGTTTGATGAACTTCTAAATTTTGTAAACGATACGAAAAACAAAATGGAATACGAAATTAAAGATGAAAAAGACAGAAAGGCTTATGAATTAATAAGGAAAATTCATAATGAATTAGACGAAGTACATAGTGAGCACAGGCAATTGCTTAAGAACAGCATATCTTTAAAGACAAATGCTTTGGAATCAGCTCAGGAATCATTATATTTTATAGGAGTTGAATCTTTTAATTTTGAGGAGGAAATAACAAAAAGGCTTATATCTATACCTCTGCCCCTTGGGGCGTCAAGGTACATTATAAATCCGTTTATGTATTTGTCGATGGCAAAAACCTGGTCTCCTCTGAGAGTTTTTTATGAACAAAAGATAGAATCGGAAAGGGAAAGTGAGGATATTTATGAATTTGCCGAGCCCCAAGAAGGGGAAATTATAGATGAATACCTTAATATTACAAAATTTAATTTTAGAAAAATAATGGAGATCGTTATTAAGATGATGAGAAACAAAAATGAAATTACTTTAGAAGAAGTTGTCGGAAATATGCAATCTGAGGATGAAGATATATTAAATCACAGGAGTTTTTATGATTTTTGGATAATACTTCATCAGAAATCCCCTATTATTTTGAATGACACAGAATATGATAACAATGAATTGTTTAAGGATGCATTTGAAATCTTTAAAGGTAAAAGGATAAAACTAACTGTAGTTGAGAAGGACGGAATAGTTTACGGCAATAAAAGATTTTCAATAAAGAATATGGTTATGAGATTAGAGGAGAATACAGATGGAATATAG
- a CDS encoding RNA-binding domain-containing protein — translation MDERSILDMISNGENLYVEFKEESIRAKELAEEFVAFANSEGGIVLIGVNDNGDIKGIENSKIEETIMNICRNNCIPHIIPVFEEVKVGGKKVAAVSIPKGLNKPYYTVDHKYYIRVGTTKRIASREELLRLFEGTGNLHFDISPVEGTTIKDLNVDIIRDYFMKYNTFDLFEENSESTRRILINADILKEVETGTVCTVGGLLIFGKEPERYLPQNGVSFAHFKGNEITDELIDKKVITGRIQDIADQLMVIIRNNMRTPSIINGLRREEKEEYPIIVLREAIVNSLVHRNYSISGSKIRVFMFDDRIEFRSPGRLPNTVTIEKMKIGVSYARNPFLVKYMENMRYIDQLGRGIPMIIKNMKESGAKEPLLMEQGEEFILTIFKIKV, via the coding sequence ATGGATGAAAGAAGTATTCTTGATATGATATCCAACGGTGAAAATTTATATGTTGAATTTAAAGAAGAAAGTATTCGAGCAAAGGAATTGGCTGAAGAATTTGTGGCTTTTGCTAATTCTGAAGGTGGTATTGTACTTATTGGGGTGAATGATAACGGAGATATTAAAGGAATTGAAAATAGTAAAATTGAGGAAACAATAATGAATATATGCAGAAACAATTGTATTCCTCATATTATACCGGTTTTTGAAGAAGTGAAAGTAGGCGGTAAGAAAGTGGCAGCAGTAAGTATTCCAAAAGGGTTAAATAAACCGTATTATACTGTTGACCATAAATATTATATAAGAGTCGGTACTACAAAAAGAATTGCCTCACGAGAGGAATTGTTAAGACTTTTTGAAGGAACAGGAAACTTACATTTTGATATATCTCCGGTGGAAGGAACAACTATCAAAGATTTAAATGTTGATATTATAAGAGATTATTTTATGAAATACAATACTTTTGATTTATTTGAAGAAAACAGTGAATCTACACGAAGAATATTGATTAATGCGGATATATTAAAAGAAGTTGAAACGGGGACAGTCTGTACAGTAGGAGGATTACTCATATTTGGAAAGGAGCCGGAGAGGTATCTTCCGCAAAATGGCGTAAGTTTTGCTCATTTTAAAGGTAATGAGATAACGGATGAATTAATAGATAAAAAAGTAATAACAGGACGTATTCAAGATATTGCCGATCAATTAATGGTGATTATAAGGAATAATATGCGAACGCCTTCTATTATAAATGGTCTTAGGAGAGAGGAAAAAGAAGAATATCCAATAATAGTGTTGAGAGAAGCTATTGTTAATTCATTGGTGCATAGAAACTATAGTATTAGTGGTTCTAAAATTAGGGTATTTATGTTTGACGATAGAATAGAATTTAGAAGTCCGGGAAGACTTCCCAATACAGTTACTATAGAAAAAATGAAAATAGGAGTGTCTTATGCTCGAAATCCATTTTTGGTAAAATATATGGAGAATATGAGATATATTGACCAGTTAGGAAGAGGAATTCCTATGATCATTAAGAATATGAAAGAATCGGGAGCCAAAGAACCATTACTGATGGAGCAAGGAGAAGAATTTATTCTTACTATATTTAAAATTAAAGTATAG
- a CDS encoding ABC transporter permease: protein MNSLILTSLEQGLIFAVLAMGVVLTYKVLDIADLSVEGTFPLGAFIFAKFISMGVSPILSSFMSFCFGCSAGLLTSILFIKLKIKPLLAGILTLSILYSVNLKINGKSNIPLYKYGSIFDMGPALFVLIVIVLLVKVSLDMFLKTEIGYLLITTGDNEILVRSLGANSNKYKTMGLVLSNGLVGLSGSLMAQIQGFADITMGSSIVVVALASIIIGDTIKRSSNAVKNTTRAILGAIVYKIIGGIAIDLGLDPNALRAINAIIVIIFIAYNNIAVHLPDLRNKRGVKKSVENT, encoded by the coding sequence ATGAATTCGCTGATTTTGACATCTTTGGAACAAGGATTGATATTTGCGGTTTTAGCCATGGGAGTGGTACTGACTTATAAAGTATTGGACATTGCAGATCTTTCTGTTGAAGGGACTTTTCCATTGGGAGCTTTTATATTTGCGAAGTTTATTTCTATGGGAGTTAGTCCTATATTAAGCAGTTTCATGTCTTTTTGCTTTGGATGCTCGGCAGGACTTTTGACTTCAATATTATTTATTAAGTTAAAAATAAAGCCCTTATTAGCAGGGATACTGACTTTAAGCATATTGTATTCTGTGAATCTTAAAATAAACGGTAAATCAAATATTCCGCTGTATAAATACGGTTCAATATTTGATATGGGTCCAGCTCTTTTTGTACTGATAGTTATAGTGCTGCTGGTAAAAGTTTCATTGGATATGTTTTTGAAGACAGAAATCGGGTATTTGCTAATAACTACGGGAGATAACGAAATTCTCGTAAGATCTCTTGGAGCAAATAGTAACAAATATAAAACAATGGGACTTGTACTTTCCAATGGACTGGTAGGATTGAGCGGAAGCTTAATGGCCCAGATTCAAGGATTTGCCGATATAACAATGGGAAGTTCAATTGTTGTAGTTGCCCTTGCATCTATTATAATAGGAGATACTATAAAGAGAAGTTCAAATGCTGTAAAAAATACTACAAGGGCTATATTGGGAGCCATAGTATATAAAATTATAGGAGGAATTGCTATAGATTTGGGGTTGGATCCTAATGCCCTCAGGGCGATAAATGCAATAATAGTGATAATATTTATAGCTTATAATAATATTGCAGTACATTTACCGGATTTAAGAAATAAGAGAGGGGTGAAGAAAAGTGTTGAAAATACGTAA
- a CDS encoding Wadjet anti-phage system protein JetD domain-containing protein, which yields MKPEIVRRILYYFLKNCRKKTICLWEIEDHLRGDVEYDDYAVVINDMLKEGILSPIKASGTTDKPISIPNSFRINKSYFNMAIVDRIASYQLKANKNINLQNYYSLGEKYWERDLPYIMKINSYLNSKGIPTGEYTTSELSYRFVGNEKWIDEEGGKVILERIGLWKRLNINFMPDPLMIAVNRNKILGETHMHLIVENKSTFYALMDDIENTEFTSLVYGAGWKITSGISVLEDQLRLGCEQNKVFYFGDLDYEGISIWNAVNEKREAFLAVDFYKEFFKNHFSYGKHGQIHNDEAVKNFLNNFSVDYKDRIMDMLKRGGYYPQEGLEKEKMREIWRKISWT from the coding sequence ATGAAACCCGAAATTGTAAGAAGAATTCTATATTATTTCCTAAAGAATTGCCGTAAAAAGACCATATGTTTATGGGAGATAGAAGATCACTTGCGGGGAGATGTGGAATATGATGATTATGCGGTAGTAATTAATGATATGTTAAAGGAAGGAATACTTTCTCCTATTAAAGCCAGCGGCACTACCGATAAACCTATTTCCATTCCAAATAGTTTTAGGATTAACAAATCATATTTCAATATGGCAATTGTCGACAGAATAGCTTCCTATCAATTGAAAGCGAATAAAAATATAAATCTGCAGAACTATTACTCTCTCGGAGAAAAATATTGGGAAAGGGATCTTCCTTATATAATGAAGATCAATTCTTATTTAAATTCAAAAGGAATTCCTACCGGTGAATATACGACCTCAGAGCTTTCTTACAGGTTTGTGGGAAATGAAAAGTGGATAGATGAAGAAGGGGGAAAAGTCATATTAGAAAGGATAGGACTGTGGAAAAGGCTTAATATAAATTTCATGCCGGACCCTTTGATGATTGCTGTAAACAGAAATAAAATTCTGGGTGAAACTCATATGCATCTGATAGTGGAGAATAAATCTACATTTTATGCTTTAATGGATGATATTGAAAATACGGAATTTACTTCTTTGGTTTATGGTGCCGGTTGGAAGATAACCTCGGGGATATCTGTACTGGAAGACCAGCTGAGGCTTGGATGCGAGCAAAATAAAGTTTTTTACTTCGGAGATCTGGATTATGAGGGAATATCCATATGGAATGCCGTAAATGAAAAAAGAGAAGCTTTTCTTGCCGTGGATTTTTATAAGGAATTTTTTAAAAATCATTTTTCTTACGGAAAACATGGACAAATCCATAACGATGAAGCTGTGAAAAATTTTTTAAATAATTTCAGCGTTGATTATAAAGACAGGATTATGGATATGCTGAAAAGAGGAGGATACTATCCTCAGGAAGGATTGGAAAAGGAGAAGATGAGGGAAATTTGGAGGAAAATTTCGTGGACATAA
- a CDS encoding ABC transporter ATP-binding protein — protein MLKIRNLSKTFNIGTENEINIFDKLNLEIESKECVSIIGSNGCGKSTLLNMIGGSVLSDNGEIMLDDINLSSLKEEDRSVYIGRVYQDPSMGVASSLTILENMSLADKKGEKFTLKKLIKKDKINSYKKLLKDLDLGLENKLNTKVKFLSGGQRQALSLIMATMKYPKLLLLDEHTAALDPKTSKVIMKKTKELIKKCSITTVMISHNMKDAINYSNRIIMLDRGKIILDKPSTDVTEDELVGIYKSKLNEQGIY, from the coding sequence GTGTTGAAAATACGTAATTTATCAAAAACATTTAATATTGGAACAGAAAATGAAATAAATATATTTGATAAGCTTAATTTAGAAATAGAGTCAAAGGAATGTGTATCAATAATAGGCTCTAATGGTTGCGGAAAAAGCACTCTTCTCAATATGATAGGCGGCAGTGTTTTATCAGATAACGGTGAGATAATGCTGGACGATATAAATTTATCTTCTTTAAAAGAAGAAGATAGATCCGTTTATATAGGAAGAGTATATCAGGACCCATCTATGGGGGTAGCCTCATCTCTTACAATATTGGAAAACATGTCTTTAGCAGATAAAAAGGGAGAAAAATTTACTTTAAAAAAATTAATAAAGAAGGATAAAATAAATTCATATAAAAAACTTTTGAAAGATTTGGATTTGGGATTAGAGAATAAGTTAAATACAAAAGTAAAATTTCTATCCGGAGGACAGAGACAGGCTCTTTCTCTTATAATGGCAACCATGAAATATCCTAAACTGCTTTTGCTTGACGAACATACGGCAGCATTAGATCCAAAGACTTCCAAAGTTATAATGAAAAAAACCAAAGAATTAATCAAAAAATGTTCCATAACTACTGTAATGATTTCCCATAACATGAAAGATGCTATAAATTATTCCAATCGGATTATTATGCTTGATAGGGGAAAAATAATATTGGATAAACCAAGTACGGATGTTACTGAGGATGAATTGGTTGGGATATATAAATCCAAATTAAATGAACAGGGAATATATTAG
- a CDS encoding C1 family peptidase, whose translation MKEKISFENLKEFKDNFESDRANKVAMNAAATNGVIKAATNPLVFSNVRHNFSINLEQGDITNQKQSGRCWMFSALNTMRYRIIKKLNLKTFELSQNYPLFYDKLEKSNYFLESILETLDEETNGRLISFLLTAPLNDGGQWDMFVNLVNKYGVVPKYAMPETANSENTREMDGYLTKLLRQYACNIREEYKKGTTVENLRKEKKKYMENIYNILCICLGEPPKIFDFEVRDEDKKYICDKNITPVKFFEKYVGMNLDDYISLINAPTADKPYHKTYTVSYLGNVKEGRPVKYLNLEIDQLKKAAIAQLKDNLPVWFGCDVGQSSLGKQGILDLDAVKVGELFGTEFSMTKAQKLDYGESLMTHAMVFMGVDLDEKGNPIRWRVENSWGKDVGKDGYMVMSDKWFNEYMYQVVVNKKYLPKELQKEWEQEPAKLQPWDPMGSLAE comes from the coding sequence ATGAAAGAGAAAATTTCCTTTGAAAATTTAAAAGAGTTTAAAGACAATTTTGAAAGTGACAGAGCCAACAAAGTTGCAATGAATGCTGCAGCTACAAATGGAGTTATAAAGGCAGCAACAAATCCGCTGGTATTCAGTAATGTAAGACATAATTTTTCCATAAATTTGGAACAGGGAGACATTACCAATCAAAAACAAAGCGGAAGATGCTGGATGTTCTCTGCCCTCAACACTATGAGGTACAGAATTATAAAAAAATTAAATCTAAAGACATTCGAACTGTCTCAAAACTATCCTCTATTCTATGACAAACTTGAAAAATCCAATTATTTTTTGGAGAGCATACTGGAAACATTGGATGAAGAAACTAACGGAAGACTGATTTCATTCCTGCTGACAGCACCTTTAAATGATGGAGGACAGTGGGACATGTTTGTAAATTTGGTAAATAAATATGGTGTGGTGCCAAAATATGCAATGCCGGAAACCGCAAATTCCGAAAATACAAGAGAAATGGACGGTTATCTTACAAAACTTTTGCGACAGTATGCATGTAACATAAGAGAAGAATATAAAAAAGGCACGACGGTAGAAAACCTTCGTAAAGAAAAGAAGAAATACATGGAAAACATCTATAATATTTTGTGTATATGTCTCGGAGAACCTCCAAAGATTTTTGATTTTGAAGTAAGAGACGAAGATAAAAAATATATATGCGATAAAAACATTACCCCGGTAAAATTCTTTGAAAAATATGTAGGCATGAATCTTGACGATTATATAAGCCTTATAAATGCACCAACAGCAGACAAGCCTTATCATAAGACATATACAGTTTCCTATCTTGGAAATGTAAAAGAGGGAAGACCTGTAAAGTACTTAAACTTAGAAATTGATCAGCTTAAAAAGGCAGCAATTGCTCAGTTGAAAGATAATCTCCCGGTATGGTTCGGATGTGACGTTGGACAGAGCAGCCTTGGAAAACAAGGGATTCTTGATCTTGATGCTGTAAAAGTAGGTGAACTCTTCGGAACGGAATTCTCCATGACAAAAGCTCAGAAGTTAGATTATGGCGAAAGTCTAATGACCCACGCCATGGTGTTTATGGGCGTTGATCTTGACGAAAAAGGAAATCCCATACGATGGAGAGTTGAAAACAGTTGGGGAAAAGACGTTGGAAAAGACGGATATATGGTAATGAGTGACAAATGGTTTAATGAATATATGTATCAGGTAGTTGTAAATAAAAAATATCTTCCAAAAGAACTTCAAAAAGAGTGGGAACAGGAACCAGCTAAATTACAGCCATGGGATCCTATGGGCTCTTTGGCAGAATAA
- a CDS encoding IS3 family transposase, with amino-acid sequence MYHEVSEKTEAAKKENRRVSVSGMLKILGVSRSGYLAWQKRVPSDTQKRKEAVKVKIKDIYDDSKQNYGAPKITQKLQQEGETISERTVGKYMKEMGIKAQWIKPWTATTKDSDFSTELHNILDEQFNPDRPNAVWCSDITYIWATRGFVYLISIMDLYSRKIIAWMLSKTMEVSCVINTINKAKARRNTDLPLILHSDRGSQYVSNEYIKATAKMQRSYSKKAFPWDNACIESFHAIIKREWLNRFKIRNYQQAYKLVFEYIEAFYNTKRIHSHCNYMSPDDFEKLYAKVQNDSLLLAG; translated from the coding sequence ATTTATCATGAAGTTTCTGAAAAGACGGAGGCTGCCAAAAAAGAAAATCGCCGGGTTTCCGTCTCCGGAATGCTGAAAATTTTAGGCGTTTCACGCTCTGGATACCTTGCCTGGCAGAAACGTGTGCCCTCTGATACACAAAAGCGCAAAGAGGCTGTTAAAGTTAAAATCAAGGATATATACGATGATTCAAAGCAGAATTATGGTGCACCAAAGATTACCCAAAAGCTTCAGCAGGAAGGTGAAACCATCTCTGAACGTACCGTAGGCAAATATATGAAGGAAATGGGTATTAAAGCTCAGTGGATAAAGCCATGGACTGCAACAACCAAAGATTCCGATTTTAGTACGGAGCTTCATAATATCCTTGATGAACAATTTAACCCTGACCGTCCAAATGCAGTATGGTGCAGCGATATTACTTATATCTGGGCAACAAGAGGATTCGTCTATCTAATAAGCATTATGGATCTATATTCCAGAAAAATCATTGCATGGATGCTCTCAAAAACGATGGAAGTTTCCTGCGTAATAAATACAATAAACAAAGCTAAAGCGAGGAGAAATACAGACCTACCACTTATTTTACATAGTGACCGCGGAAGCCAGTATGTTTCCAATGAATATATAAAAGCTACTGCTAAAATGCAGAGAAGCTATTCAAAAAAGGCTTTCCCATGGGATAACGCCTGTATTGAATCGTTTCATGCAATAATCAAACGTGAGTGGCTGAATCGATTTAAAATTCGCAATTATCAACAGGCATACAAGCTTGTATTTGAATACATTGAAGCTTTCTACAATACAAAACGAATTCACAGTCATTGCAACTATATGTCACCCGATGATTTCGAGAAGCTGTATGCTAAAGTACAGAATGACAGCTTACTTTTAGCTGGTTAA
- a CDS encoding acyl-CoA thioesterase, whose product MKNCTNIRVRYKETDQMGVVYYGNYFTWFEVGRNEFFRDMGYTCEYLETQGIFLPVIETGCKYIYSAKFDDEIIIETKIEKMEGVRLRLKYNIIRKRDNLLLAEGFTEHAFVNKEMKPVNFRKKFKEIWDMLKKAENEEKC is encoded by the coding sequence GTGAAAAATTGTACAAACATAAGGGTCAGATATAAAGAAACGGATCAAATGGGTGTAGTTTATTATGGAAATTATTTTACATGGTTTGAAGTTGGAAGAAACGAATTTTTTAGAGATATGGGCTATACCTGTGAATACCTTGAAACTCAGGGAATATTTCTTCCGGTTATAGAAACAGGATGTAAATATATATATTCGGCTAAATTCGATGATGAAATTATTATTGAAACTAAAATTGAAAAAATGGAGGGAGTAAGGCTGAGGTTAAAATATAATATTATAAGGAAGAGGGATAATTTATTGTTAGCCGAAGGCTTTACCGAGCATGCTTTTGTGAACAAAGAGATGAAACCGGTTAATTTCCGAAAGAAATTTAAAGAAATCTGGGATATGTTAAAAAAAGCGGAAAATGAAGAGAAGTGTTAA
- a CDS encoding IS110 family RNA-guided transposase encodes MDYPPVAGIDVGKNFSEMCILSPNNEIYHRIKIYHDSIDSIKEAIGLLQKAEKDFAIRPVVVLESTGHYHKILFHYLSDSGFEVSIINPIQSDSIKNIGIRKVKNDKFDAHKIALLYRFSFIKTTVVPDDVIDCLKSLCRQYYKLGDELTTYKNRLIGIIDQVMLNFTDVFQNVYSNTALAVLDRYPSPKQILKANKQTLISLIEKTSKKGLAWSTEKYELLVLKAKEFKDLSINNPGNLAILKVNISMVRTLQDAQKDILDAINEIILADSLEDNPVLAPIINLLCSIPGIGILTAATILAEVGDFSAFSSPNKLVAFFGIDPSVNQSGEFTGTRNKMSKRGSRLLRRVIFTTALANIRSKRNGDKTNPVLYEFYQKKCTNKPKKVALGAVMRKLVNIIFAVMRDKKPFELRTPEEHEELLLTRSSVA; translated from the coding sequence ATGGATTATCCACCTGTAGCTGGAATTGATGTTGGTAAAAATTTTAGTGAGATGTGTATTTTGTCCCCTAATAATGAGATTTATCATCGTATTAAGATCTATCATGATTCAATTGACAGTATTAAAGAGGCTATAGGTCTATTGCAAAAAGCAGAAAAGGATTTTGCAATTAGGCCTGTCGTAGTCTTAGAATCCACTGGGCACTATCACAAAATCCTCTTCCACTATCTTTCTGATTCTGGATTTGAGGTCTCTATCATAAACCCCATCCAATCTGATTCTATCAAAAATATTGGAATAAGGAAAGTAAAAAATGATAAATTTGATGCCCATAAGATTGCATTGCTTTATAGGTTTTCTTTTATTAAGACTACTGTTGTTCCTGATGATGTTATTGACTGCCTTAAAAGCCTTTGTCGCCAATATTACAAGTTAGGTGATGAACTTACTACTTACAAGAATAGGCTTATTGGCATTATTGATCAAGTAATGCTAAACTTTACAGATGTCTTCCAAAATGTATATTCAAACACTGCCTTAGCAGTACTTGATAGGTATCCTTCACCTAAGCAAATTCTAAAGGCTAACAAACAAACATTAATATCACTTATTGAAAAAACTTCTAAAAAAGGTTTAGCGTGGTCCACTGAAAAATATGAACTTTTGGTTTTAAAAGCTAAGGAATTTAAAGATTTAAGCATCAATAACCCTGGAAATCTAGCCATTCTCAAAGTTAATATTTCCATGGTAAGAACCTTACAAGATGCCCAAAAAGACATACTTGACGCAATTAATGAAATTATTTTAGCAGATTCTTTAGAAGATAATCCTGTATTGGCACCTATTATTAATCTGCTATGCAGTATTCCTGGTATCGGGATACTAACTGCTGCCACGATACTTGCTGAGGTTGGTGATTTTTCTGCATTTTCTAGCCCCAATAAACTTGTAGCTTTCTTTGGAATTGACCCCTCTGTTAATCAATCGGGTGAATTCACCGGAACCCGTAACAAAATGTCTAAAAGGGGCTCTAGATTGCTTCGTAGGGTCATCTTTACAACTGCTTTAGCCAATATTCGAAGTAAGAGAAATGGTGACAAAACTAATCCAGTGCTCTATGAGTTCTACCAAAAAAAGTGTACAAACAAGCCCAAAAAGGTTGCATTAGGTGCTGTAATGAGAAAATTAGTAAATATTATATTCGCCGTCATGAGAGACAAAAAGCCTTTTGAGCTAAGAACCCCAGAAGAGCATGAGGAACTACTTCTTACTAGGTCTTCAGTAGCCTAA
- a CDS encoding transposase, protein MAKQYDKQFKLDAIQYYQDHKDLGLIGCAENLGISQQSLSRWKKGLEQTGEIVCRGSGNYSSDDEKEIARLKRELRDTKDALDVLKKAISILGR, encoded by the coding sequence ATGGCTAAACAATATGATAAACAATTCAAACTGGATGCAATCCAGTATTATCAGGATCACAAAGACCTTGGGCTTATAGGTTGTGCTGAAAACCTTGGTATCAGCCAGCAGAGCCTTTCCAGATGGAAGAAGGGACTTGAACAAACTGGAGAGATTGTGTGCCGTGGCTCCGGGAATTATTCTTCCGACGATGAAAAAGAAATAGCACGTCTTAAGCGTGAACTTCGTGACACAAAGGATGCCCTTGATGTCTTAAAAAAAGCTATAAGCATTCTGGGAAGATAA
- a CDS encoding ABC transporter substrate-binding protein yields MKKVSLVTLILLIALVMTSCGKDSKEVSSNGEKVFKIGISQLSEHPSLDDTRKGFEDGLKELGVNAEIDYRNAQGDIPTSSAIAQKFVKDKVDLIFAIATPAAQSAKQATSDIPILFSAVTDPVKSEIVDDMKNVGGNITGTSDAAPIASQLKMFKEIDPDIKTIGILYNTSETNSEIQIEEVKKLAPEAGLKVVTVGVTNVNELPQGIDSIVKKVDALYLITDNTVASSIELVSKSLIENKMISVSSFAAAVDDGILATNGLDYYELGKQTAEMAKKILVDKEDLSSIPVGTADKTVIKVNKKTLKALGLDLNLKVFKNAVIVDK; encoded by the coding sequence ATGAAAAAAGTAAGTTTGGTAACATTGATTTTACTTATCGCGTTAGTTATGACAAGTTGTGGTAAGGACAGTAAAGAAGTGAGCAGTAATGGAGAAAAAGTATTTAAAATTGGAATAAGCCAGTTATCTGAACATCCTTCTTTGGATGACACGAGAAAGGGATTTGAAGATGGTCTGAAAGAACTTGGAGTTAATGCAGAAATAGATTACCGCAATGCTCAAGGGGACATCCCAACATCATCTGCCATAGCTCAAAAATTTGTAAAAGATAAAGTAGATCTAATATTTGCTATAGCAACTCCTGCAGCCCAGAGTGCTAAGCAGGCAACTTCCGATATTCCAATATTATTTAGTGCGGTAACTGATCCGGTGAAATCTGAAATAGTTGATGATATGAAAAATGTGGGGGGAAATATAACGGGAACATCTGATGCAGCTCCTATTGCCTCCCAATTGAAAATGTTTAAAGAAATTGATCCTGATATAAAAACCATAGGTATATTGTATAATACAAGTGAAACGAATTCTGAAATACAAATAGAAGAAGTGAAAAAGTTAGCTCCTGAAGCAGGATTAAAGGTGGTAACCGTTGGAGTAACCAATGTAAATGAATTACCACAAGGAATAGATTCTATAGTTAAAAAGGTAGATGCCTTATATCTGATTACAGATAATACTGTAGCTTCGTCTATAGAGCTGGTATCTAAGTCTCTTATAGAAAATAAAATGATTTCCGTTTCCAGCTTTGCGGCTGCAGTAGATGATGGAATTCTTGCAACAAATGGACTTGACTATTATGAACTGGGAAAGCAGACAGCAGAAATGGCAAAAAAAATACTTGTAGATAAAGAAGATTTATCATCTATACCTGTAGGCACAGCAGATAAAACCGTAATAAAAGTAAACAAAAAAACACTAAAAGCCTTAGGCCTGGATTTGAATTTAAAAGTTTTTAAAAATGCTGTAATAGTTGATAAATAA